A window of Marinobacter salarius contains these coding sequences:
- a CDS encoding SLC13 family permease, producing MTTEQGIVFAVLAATLALFIWNRLRFDVVAMLALLAIAIAGLVPTDELFAGFGHPAVVTVAAVLVISQGLVNGGVVDNIARFLGKVGHRPTIQVLTLTAVVALCSGFINNVGALALLMPVAVWMSREAGRSPSLLLMPLAFGSLLGGTMTLIGTPPNIIIASYREGSEAFGLFDFAPVGAAITFAGVAFIALVGWRLTPRRGDESGDDDKLFSVGDYLTELKIPEGSPHAGATLHNLLAESGEDRDVVVLALIRDDKRQLAPSTYKVLQENDLLLVESDTESLQAFLDNTGLELGSQDDSESEEDKTARKSRKKELNEGEVQLTEAVITPESSLVGQTANRLNLRERNGLNIVAVARQGHRLKRRLGDIRFNAGDILLVQGFEDTLTGTLSNLGCLPLAERGLRLGSSRKTLLASGIFIISIVAIVSGWLSAPVALVSGAVAMVLTKLIDAPGAYRAIDWSVIVLLAAMIPVGQALETTGGAELIAGQMLAIGDGLAPSAVLVMVLVGTMLLSNVVNNAAAAILVAPIALSLSAELGMASDAVLMAVAVGASCAFLTPIGHQSNALVMEPGGYQFGDYWRLGLPLSILVTVVAVPMILLVWG from the coding sequence GTGACCACAGAGCAGGGAATTGTCTTCGCAGTGTTGGCGGCCACGCTGGCTCTGTTCATCTGGAACCGGCTGCGGTTCGATGTGGTGGCGATGCTGGCGTTGTTGGCGATTGCCATTGCCGGGCTGGTGCCCACTGACGAACTGTTTGCCGGCTTTGGTCACCCTGCCGTGGTGACCGTTGCGGCGGTTCTGGTGATCAGTCAGGGCCTGGTGAATGGCGGTGTGGTGGATAACATAGCCCGGTTCCTGGGGAAGGTAGGGCACCGCCCCACCATACAGGTGCTTACCCTGACGGCGGTCGTTGCGCTCTGTTCCGGTTTTATCAACAACGTGGGTGCGTTGGCGCTGTTGATGCCGGTAGCAGTGTGGATGTCCAGGGAGGCAGGGCGCTCGCCCTCATTGCTGCTGATGCCACTGGCGTTTGGTTCGCTGCTTGGAGGCACCATGACCCTGATCGGGACGCCTCCGAACATTATCATTGCCAGCTATCGGGAAGGCAGCGAAGCGTTCGGTCTGTTCGATTTTGCGCCGGTGGGCGCTGCGATCACCTTTGCCGGTGTCGCTTTCATCGCCCTGGTGGGGTGGCGATTGACGCCCAGAAGGGGCGACGAAAGTGGGGATGACGACAAGCTTTTCAGCGTTGGCGACTACCTGACCGAACTGAAGATCCCCGAAGGTTCTCCCCATGCCGGCGCGACACTCCACAACCTGCTGGCGGAAAGCGGGGAAGACCGGGACGTGGTGGTGCTGGCGCTGATTCGCGACGACAAACGCCAGCTTGCGCCATCAACCTACAAGGTACTGCAAGAGAACGACCTGCTTCTGGTGGAATCGGACACCGAGAGCCTGCAGGCGTTCCTTGACAACACCGGCCTGGAACTCGGTAGCCAGGATGACTCCGAATCCGAAGAGGACAAAACGGCACGGAAAAGCCGTAAAAAGGAACTGAATGAAGGTGAGGTGCAGCTGACCGAAGCGGTGATCACCCCTGAATCTTCCCTGGTGGGGCAGACGGCCAATCGCCTCAATTTGCGCGAGCGCAACGGCCTCAATATTGTTGCCGTTGCCCGGCAGGGGCATCGGCTGAAGCGCCGGCTGGGGGATATTCGCTTCAATGCCGGTGATATTCTGCTGGTGCAGGGCTTCGAAGACACCCTGACCGGTACGCTGTCCAACCTCGGTTGCCTGCCGCTGGCCGAACGTGGGTTGCGCCTGGGCTCTTCCCGCAAGACCCTGCTGGCGTCCGGCATCTTTATCATAAGTATCGTTGCCATTGTCAGCGGTTGGCTGTCAGCCCCGGTGGCGTTGGTGTCCGGCGCTGTGGCCATGGTGTTGACCAAGCTGATTGACGCTCCCGGTGCCTACCGGGCCATCGACTGGTCTGTGATTGTGCTGCTGGCGGCGATGATCCCGGTGGGACAGGCGCTGGAAACCACGGGTGGCGCAGAGCTGATCGCCGGCCAGATGCTGGCAATTGGTGACGGACTGGCCCCGTCGGCCGTGCTGGTCATGGTTCTGGTGGGAACCATGCTGTTATCGAACGTGGTCAATAACGCAGCGGCGGCCATTCTGGTGGCGCCTATTGCACTGAGCCTGTCCGCTGAACTGGGCATGGCTTCCGATGCGGTGCTGATGGCGGTTGCGGTCGGCGCGTCCTGCGCCTTCCTGACGCCCATTGGTCATCAGTCGAATGCGCTGGTGATGGAGCCCGGAGGCTATCAGTTTGGCGACTACTGGCGTTTGGGCTTGCCGCTGTCGATTCTGGTCACTGTTGTTGCCGTACCGATGATCCTGCTGGTTTGGGGGTGA